ATCGTCGGCTACGTGTCGGACAACGACCACGACGAGGCCGCGTTCGTCGCCGGGGAGATCGATTCGCTGGCGGAGAAGGGCGAGGCGGACTACTCGGACGTCGCGGTGTTCTACCGCACCAACAACCAGTCGCGGGTGTTCGAGGAAATCTTCATCCGGCTCGGCCTGCCGTACAAGGTCGTCGGCGGCGTGCGGTTCTACGAACGGCGCGAAGTGCGGGACATGATCGCGTACCTGCGCGTCCTCGCGAACCCGGACGACACGGTCAGCCTGCGGCGGATTCTCAACGTTCCCAAGCGCGGCATCGGCGATCGAGCCGAGGCAGTCGTGGCCACGCACGCGGAACGGGAGCGAATCTCGTTCTGGGCCGCCTTGCGCGACGCGGTCGACGACAAGGTGGCGCTGCTGAACCCGCGCTCGGCCAAGGCGATCACCGGTTTCGTGACGCTGCTGGACGAACTGCAGGAAATGGCGTCGTCCGGCACCGAGGTGCACGACCTGCTCGAAGCGGTCCTGGAGCGCACCGGCTACCGCGCGGAACTCGAGGAATCCGACGACCCACAGGACGCGTCGCGCGTCGAAAATCTCACTGAACTGGTGACGGTGGCCCGCGAATTCGCCGAGTTCACCGCCGAGGTCACGAACGACGAAAACGCGGAACTGGTCCTGGACGACGGCGTCCCCGCTCCTGGCTCCCTGCCCGCTTTCCTGGAGCGGGTGTCCTTGGTCGCGGACGCCGACTCGATCCCGTCCCCAGACGGCGGCGAGGAAGGCGACGGCGGCGCGGGCGTGGTCACCCTGATGACCGTGCACACCGCGAAGGGCCTGGAATACCCGGTCGTCTTCTGCACCGGCTGGGAAGACGGGGTCTTCCCGCACATGCGCGCCCTGGGTGATCCGGCTGAGCTGGCCGAAGAACGCCGCCTGGCCTACGTGGCGATCACCCGTGCGCGGCAACGCCTTTACGTGTCCCGCGCCCTCACTCGGTCGGCATGGGGACAGCCGCAGATGAACCCGGCTTCCCGCTTCCTGGACGAACTTCCGCCGGACCTCGTCGACTGGCGTCGCCTGGAACCGTCCTCGCCGGGCTTCGGAAACTTCGGCTCCTCGTCGGGTTCCTCGTCCGGCCCCCGAGCCGCGACCACGTGGGGCCGCCGGTCGTCCTCGTCGTCGACGTCTTCGAGTTCGCCGTTCGGCAAGGCGTGGAAGGACACGGTGGCGCTGAAGCTGGACGTCGGAGACCGGGTAAGCCACGACAAGTACGGCCTGGGCACGGTCATCTCCTGCGACGGCATCGGCCCGCGCGCGACGGCGACGATCGACTTCGGAGCTTCGGGAAAGGTCCGGCTGATGCTGATCGGCAGCGTACCGATGGTGAAACTCTGACGGCTGCTGCCTTTTCGGTCAGGGTTGCTGCTTCTTCGGCTAGGGCTGCTTCT
The nucleotide sequence above comes from Amycolatopsis sp. AA4. Encoded proteins:
- the pcrA gene encoding DNA helicase PcrA, encoding MDTLFDLPADPPARAARPGTADLLEDLNPAQREAVTHAGGPLLVVAGAGSGKTRVLTRRIAYLLAERGVHPGEIMAITFTNKAAAEMRERVAALVGKRANAMWVSTFHSMCVRILRREAKTLDMSSSFSIYDSDDTKRLITLVARDLDIDPKKYAARTLAVHISNLKNELVDPEQAASKAANDLERRVAEVYAEYQRRLSSANAFDFDDLIMRTVSLLQAFPDVAEYYRRRFRHVLVDEYQDTNHAQYTLVRALAGTEATDTGIEPAELCVVGDADQSIYAFRGATIRNIEEFERDFPNAHTILLEQNYRSTQTILSAANAVIARNPNRRAKRLWTDSGDGEKIVGYVSDNDHDEAAFVAGEIDSLAEKGEADYSDVAVFYRTNNQSRVFEEIFIRLGLPYKVVGGVRFYERREVRDMIAYLRVLANPDDTVSLRRILNVPKRGIGDRAEAVVATHAERERISFWAALRDAVDDKVALLNPRSAKAITGFVTLLDELQEMASSGTEVHDLLEAVLERTGYRAELEESDDPQDASRVENLTELVTVAREFAEFTAEVTNDENAELVLDDGVPAPGSLPAFLERVSLVADADSIPSPDGGEEGDGGAGVVTLMTVHTAKGLEYPVVFCTGWEDGVFPHMRALGDPAELAEERRLAYVAITRARQRLYVSRALTRSAWGQPQMNPASRFLDELPPDLVDWRRLEPSSPGFGNFGSSSGSSSGPRAATTWGRRSSSSSTSSSSPFGKAWKDTVALKLDVGDRVSHDKYGLGTVISCDGIGPRATATIDFGASGKVRLMLIGSVPMVKL